In Thermococcus sp. CX2, the genomic stretch GAGGTCGTAGTACAGCCGATGTTCAGGAAGGATATCCTCTCGGCGACGGAGATAAGGAAGCGTATGGTGGAAGGAGAACCCTGGGAGGAGCTCGTGCCGAAGAGCGTCGCCGAGTTCATAAAGGAAATCAAGGGTGTTGAAAGGATAAAGATGCTCGCCACAAATCTTGAAAACTCGGAGAAAGAGCTGCAGGCGCCGATAAGGATTCCGGAGTTTTAGAAGCCTTGGATCTCTTTATTTTACTTTGAATAGGGGAGATATGTATGGAGGCAGACTGGAAACTCGCTTTGGAACAGTTCATCGAAGACTGGAAAATTAAGGACTTCGTTGAGGCCGCTCTGCTAACTGGAAGTTATGCAGTTGGGCTACAGACCAGATACTCCGATGTAGACGTTTACATCGTGCTCTCCGATGACGTGGAATGGAGGGAGAGGGGAAACGTCGTTATAGATGGGACTTTAATCGAGTACTTCGCAAATCCAGCAAGACAGATCAGACACTACTTTGAGGAGGAGTTTGCCCAGAACAGCCGGGCCACAGCGAGGATTATAGTAATTGGGAAAGTTCTCTTTGACAAGACTGGAATAGCTGAGGTTCTAAAGGCGGAAGCGCTGGAATACATGAAGAGACCCTTTGAACGGCCCGATGAAACCTGGGTGGAGGTAGCTAAGTACTCCCTCTGGGACATGCTCGACAGTCTGAAGGACGCTGAAGACAGGAACGATCCCAGCTCTGGCTACCTCTACCACCTGGCTCTCAGCAGAGCCCTTGAGGTTTATTCGAAGTTCTTGGGTGTTGAAATTCCTCCAGCTAGCAAAGTTTACAGGCTCTTCAGCGACGAAAGGTTCAGAAAAGCGTACATGTTTGAGGAATTTCCCGATGGGGAGTTCGTGAAGCTGTTTCTGAAGGCTCTTGAGAGGCGCGAGGCCGAAAACCTGAAGAGAGTCATAACGCACATCTTCGAGAGGATGGGAGGCTTCAATATCAACGGCTGGCGGCTGAGAACTAAGGCTTTAGATTCTTTATGAAATCCACCAGCTCTTTCAGGTCTTTTACCAGAAAATCCGCCCCGGGTATCTCTCTGCCGACGGCTATCCCCACATTGGCTTGCTCAAACATCTTTGAATCTGCGCTACCATCCCCAATGGCGAGTAGAAAGGTCTCCTTGAACCGTCCAGCTATCTCGCCCTTATCCTTGACGCGGAGATCTATCCCCTCAAACCTTCCCTCCCTGAAAACCGCCCTGTTGGCCATGAACTCGTCCCCGAGTGCCTTAAAGGGTTCAAGAACCTCCTCAAAGGAGCCGCTGATGAGAACCACCTTAAAGCCCTTCTCCCTGAGCATTTCAACGAGCTCTCTCGCCTTGGGGCTCACGCTGACCTTCTCCCTCGCCCTGAGGAACGTCCCCTCATCGATCCCTCTTATGAGCTCCACCCGTTTGAGGAGGGAATCCAGCCACTCCACCTCTCCGGAGAGGCCCTTTTCAAGAAGCTCCTCTATCTCCCGTTTTCCTGTTATTCTGGCCATCTCCCTCCAGAACTCGAAGTCTGTTAAAGTCCCCTCGACGTCTATTACCGCGACCTTCTTCATTTTCCATCCCCTCACCGGGGGCTATTTCTTACCTTCGCCTTTCTAAAGGCTTCCCCTCTAACGAAAAGTACCCCAGCTAAGAGGAACAGAACTAAGCTGGCTGCATAGGGCAGCGTCGCATGTACGCTCGCTAGTGCGCCGGCGATGAACGGCGTAACGAGAGCTATCAAGCGGTTGTAGCTCGATATCGCCGCATGGAACTCGCTGGCGCGCTCCTTTGGGATGAGCGAGAACTGCCACGAGCGGTAG encodes the following:
- a CDS encoding nucleotidyltransferase domain-containing protein, with translation MEADWKLALEQFIEDWKIKDFVEAALLTGSYAVGLQTRYSDVDVYIVLSDDVEWRERGNVVIDGTLIEYFANPARQIRHYFEEEFAQNSRATARIIVIGKVLFDKTGIAEVLKAEALEYMKRPFERPDETWVEVAKYSLWDMLDSLKDAEDRNDPSSGYLYHLALSRALEVYSKFLGVEIPPASKVYRLFSDERFRKAYMFEEFPDGEFVKLFLKALERREAENLKRVITHIFERMGGFNINGWRLRTKALDSL
- a CDS encoding HAD family phosphatase, coding for MKKVAVIDVEGTLTDFEFWREMARITGKREIEELLEKGLSGEVEWLDSLLKRVELIRGIDEGTFLRAREKVSVSPKARELVEMLREKGFKVVLISGSFEEVLEPFKALGDEFMANRAVFREGRFEGIDLRVKDKGEIAGRFKETFLLAIGDGSADSKMFEQANVGIAVGREIPGADFLVKDLKELVDFIKNLKP